A single genomic interval of Lathyrus oleraceus cultivar Zhongwan6 chromosome 7, CAAS_Psat_ZW6_1.0, whole genome shotgun sequence harbors:
- the LOC127102212 gene encoding RING-H2 finger protein ATL47, with amino-acid sequence MTILSELLYQFYVKTIVLFTYMLIELILIICYLKSTKNPITTTQYLNFIEEKNPTRKLKKPTKEHIDCRVCLSEFKEGDTVRNLNCEHTFHKDCLDEWFLQDQYCATCPLCRNKVLSEDVSSKYCLLQNQVEFDGIDDQFLGLLSSLRGGGDIWYRYL; translated from the coding sequence ATGACAATTCTCTCTGAGCTCTTATACCAGTTTTATGTCAAAACAATAGTCCTATTCACATACATGCTAATAGAACTCATCCTCATCATTTGTTACCTAAAGTCTACCAAAAACCCAATCACCACAACCCAATACCTCAATTTCATTGAAGAGAAGAACCCAACAAGAAAGTTGAAGAAGCCTACGAAAGAACACATAGATTGCAGGGTATGTTTATCTGAGTTCAAGGAAGGAGACACTGTGAGGAACTTGAACTGTGAACACACGTTTCATAAGGATTGTTTGGATGAGTGGTTCTTGCAAGACCAATATTGTGCTACTTGTCCACTTTGTAGGAACAAGGTTTTGTCCGAGGATGTTTCTTCAAAGTATTGTTTGCTTCAAAATCAGGTGGAGTTTGATGGGATTGATGATCAGTTTTTGGGTTTGTTGTCTTCATTAAGAGGTGGTGGTGATATTTGGTATAGATATCTATGA